A window of Cohnella herbarum contains these coding sequences:
- a CDS encoding Tc toxin subunit A-related protein: protein MNPTSNSTAQDGVYGVVSEGSRALEGVVIELYSRSLMEEVRIGSAITDECGRFAITYDRETARLRERKTIDLLVRASHPELDYQPYQSEVAYRAKSQQSFTIQLFPVEQEGTEWGRLQSALPMLLAEADPLKLTQEEVEYLSGTSGIPLRHVAFWIASQRLHQENEAISPSTYYGLLRGGMPDSMDGLAAQSSQDWEQALHNAVRHNRIPESDDEELEVSFRRVQEFSLKDKHEKGILLEAEQADGKDSENTNLNLQLARLLSTQPQITHNRQSLQQAKSRNDEVRDLAYEEMLRREKNMFPELDMEVALEEANTTGQFRNPIRERLARFLEEAVDFDLDVTVIDEYLGSDQQALTDEDNSMKVAVASRLKALQRVYQISPQVDHMNALMQSGLDSAMNVVSLSEEAFVEQFQQELGGDGDAKLVYAQAEQIHATATHLYTSAYQAMNDIMPAALGGTALSEQLRKDLPDWAALFGRIDMCDCEQCRSVYSAAAYFVDLLQFLNPKTLPSGVTERPIDVLRRHRPDLEHLKLTCENTNIVIPYIDLVNEVLESYITHGYSVVNNTAPGSDGEDLNVSREYSSSFPESISNSAATALKHAVFPFTLPYDRHLHTTREYLASMGSNLYELVSTFKDQHPEYAMAGDYLGLSSTERNIWMGRLEREIWEFFGYPSSTVKGLGLLGSYYANANLTGTPVFTRIDPQLNFSWGDDGRPAPTLPAEFSVRWTGTIVPSKTGSKVLHVDTVRGHRFWFNGQKLFDCYNEENPPHSQSNVIQMVAGQAYPIVLEYRCGGGSAAWVHLQWENDNVLEHIPADQLRYSLSWDQHLARVPEFLKRTDLKYEELMELLETRYINTNPDSPNILLAAQTDPCDLDQTVVRNLTKDNFAPLRDIHRFLRLRRKLRVTISELDKMLHALGRERESFLVKLADLKRVQDELGAGRTSLEELLALWSLIDTQDEGSLYHKVFQNKALMNPPDPDFSLLSGGKEIRGHLLPLESKTTQLLAVLRLKENDLRVIRLETGLSDSKAMLTLANLSSLYRYALLSRLLSLSVSECAALIRLTGVSPFRSPSDTLRLIERRKQVETSGFSIGELSYLYRNREAQSQPVAPAETAISKLAETLKAGFIGIEQSGSVEDSENTTKAILKRNFVIQTLADVFDCSVPITTNLTVEVLRSTNEQKPSIAIIEDFLKLDSPAFRGSYLKLHKTLLLVKRLELETEEISYFHTQQADFLGLDFNLFPITHEPQGEPLLALFQQWQLLMQYRSIRDVLVPGSHKLITLFALAKQQGMSLDIILKRLGEMTGWEQADLQALCGPNGWNLKVSHFSNPAKLSSLYASIRLTERLRVPAVKWIAWTKELPDSNLAFEVKNAAKSRYSEVSWRQTAAVIENRLREQWREALVDFVLQLQPIKSNGIVNGNQLFEYFLIDVEMNADMKTSRIKQAISSVQLFVQRSLLNLEPGVLPKALDSKQWEWLKNYRNWEANRKIFLYPENWVEPELRDDKTQVYKELENEILQNDINADNVKQAFGKYLVQLDEIARLDVRAIYRTGDQVHVFARTFSVPHVYYHRLKKRGSWTAWNKIDLDIQGDHLVPCLYNSSLYLFWGITEKTALPKDNVPTSQGGGSTQEQLLLKLGWSEFRNNSWSAKRVSDKGTFLQKLLRDDDEEVMKLNYFLAPRIFSQGNLGIDIMKNFRETGSHGSYYGNIISDQHGTIVFNETRKSTTSVVYAGGTVRSMAPENLQMTGMFLQSDVNTTIDIPYGKTGYYYKRLVPIMNEAQRPLRLVVPHDQVDYAFNDSRKDFTYVQQDYYRTYYAEQYQETSDPKVEYEILFHPLTRAFVKVYNERGVDGLLSLNTQKKTNETSGNTIFESMYKPTSNVVFSQDVREDVDFDYKGAYSVYNWELFFHIPLFLADRLSKEKRYEDALKWYQYVFNPTIDSDESSPGKYWRFLPFNENTEENRIWKLLKILAEPNGDPNVKKELQNQISEWRANPFEPHRIARMRVSSYQKAVVMKYIDTVIAWADDLFSRDTMESINEATQLYVLAGNLLGPRPERIPELTVAPALSYDQLRYAGLDDFSNALVDVQNKFPYIKVQPAVNASGTPIGYGVGRSLYFGIPKNDKLLGYWDTVEDRLYKIRNGLNLDGVARRLALFEAPIDPGAAVRAASAGAGSDSVLSDLNQPLGYYRFSAVLPKALELCAEVKSLGAALLSALEKKDSEELGALRARHETTLYRLIRQVRTKQIEEADKALEGLYKSRNVIDYRYKHYKNLDFMNAFEIAQLAMMGGSAILQGIAEIANLASSVGHAVPNVLVGAAGWAASPVAVAEYGGSHGGNAGESFSRALNTLSSILGTTASMSGTMAGHKRRAEEWKLQSELAIRELGQIDSQIAAAEIRKATAERELANQEKQIEHAEEMEQFLKEKYTGRELYQWMATQLTTLFFQTYQLAYNAAKRAEQAYRFERGLTDSGFIKFGYWDSLRKGLLAGERLHLDLKRLEAAYADQNSRDYELTKSISLVQLDPIALISLRETGACTIMLPEALFDMDHPGHYMRRIKSISITVPCVTGPYTGVHGRLTLMSSRIRISKSSVAPYKQQPEDPRFLNDFSAVQSIAFSHAQNDAGLFELSFRDERYLPFEGAGAVSEWRLELPTETNAFDFDSISDIVLRLSYTAKEGGDALRKAAFSSAAFDEVVPQGTTMNPPESLPAQPNLQRLFSARHEFSTEWHRFMNPSGTETLQTLLLKLEKERFPYKYRGRGLKIERLKCYLKLKEDINYPGSGSPLILSLDTPGSDSSITATFLRNDELLHGLPIAEFEVAIAGQGAGEWKLYATETNIAELPVPMKISIDGHSRLNSKLIEDILILCEYSIA from the coding sequence ATGAATCCAACCTCGAATAGTACGGCACAAGATGGCGTCTATGGCGTCGTATCGGAAGGTAGCCGTGCGCTTGAAGGCGTTGTTATCGAGTTGTACAGTCGGTCTTTGATGGAGGAAGTCCGAATCGGAAGTGCGATAACCGACGAGTGCGGGAGATTCGCGATTACTTACGATCGGGAAACGGCAAGGCTAAGGGAAAGAAAAACTATCGATCTTCTTGTGCGTGCATCGCACCCGGAACTTGACTATCAGCCTTACCAATCGGAAGTCGCCTATCGCGCCAAATCACAGCAATCGTTTACGATCCAGTTGTTTCCGGTCGAACAAGAAGGAACGGAATGGGGGCGGCTTCAATCCGCATTACCGATGTTGCTTGCAGAAGCGGATCCCCTCAAGCTCACGCAGGAGGAAGTTGAATATTTATCCGGTACTAGCGGAATACCGCTTCGTCATGTGGCTTTTTGGATCGCTTCGCAACGGTTGCATCAAGAGAACGAAGCCATATCCCCTTCGACTTATTACGGACTATTGCGGGGAGGTATGCCGGATTCCATGGACGGTCTGGCCGCTCAATCCTCGCAGGATTGGGAGCAGGCGCTTCATAACGCGGTGCGTCACAATAGAATTCCCGAATCAGATGACGAGGAACTTGAAGTGTCTTTCCGGCGAGTTCAAGAATTCAGCTTGAAAGACAAACACGAGAAAGGAATACTTCTTGAAGCAGAGCAAGCTGACGGTAAGGATTCCGAGAACACGAACCTGAATTTGCAGTTAGCCCGTCTATTGTCCACTCAACCGCAAATCACGCATAATCGTCAGTCGCTTCAACAAGCTAAGTCCCGAAACGATGAAGTTCGGGACTTAGCTTACGAAGAAATGCTTCGCAGGGAAAAGAACATGTTTCCTGAACTCGATATGGAAGTCGCGTTGGAGGAAGCAAATACGACGGGACAATTCCGCAATCCGATCCGTGAAAGACTTGCTCGCTTTCTGGAGGAAGCTGTCGATTTCGATTTGGACGTAACCGTTATCGACGAATATCTTGGATCCGATCAGCAGGCGCTTACCGATGAGGACAATTCCATGAAAGTGGCGGTCGCATCTCGATTGAAAGCTTTGCAACGGGTTTATCAGATCAGCCCGCAAGTCGATCACATGAACGCATTGATGCAAAGCGGCCTTGATTCGGCGATGAACGTCGTCAGTCTAAGCGAGGAAGCGTTCGTAGAGCAGTTCCAACAAGAGCTAGGAGGCGATGGGGATGCGAAACTAGTGTATGCGCAAGCGGAGCAGATTCATGCGACTGCTACCCACTTGTATACGTCCGCTTATCAAGCCATGAACGATATTATGCCTGCGGCATTGGGCGGCACGGCATTATCGGAGCAGCTTCGGAAAGATTTGCCCGACTGGGCAGCGTTGTTTGGAAGGATTGACATGTGCGATTGCGAACAATGCCGTTCAGTGTATAGCGCAGCAGCCTATTTCGTAGATTTGCTGCAATTTTTGAATCCAAAGACGTTACCGAGCGGGGTGACGGAGAGACCGATTGATGTTCTACGCCGACATAGACCTGATTTGGAGCATCTTAAACTCACTTGCGAGAATACGAATATCGTGATCCCATACATTGATCTGGTTAACGAGGTTCTCGAGAGCTATATTACTCACGGATATTCTGTCGTGAATAATACGGCGCCAGGCAGCGATGGCGAAGACTTGAACGTTAGTAGGGAATACAGCTCGTCATTTCCCGAGAGTATTTCCAATAGCGCAGCGACGGCCCTTAAGCATGCCGTATTCCCATTCACCCTGCCCTACGATCGGCATTTGCATACAACCCGCGAATACTTAGCGAGTATGGGGTCGAATTTATATGAGCTGGTCTCTACATTTAAGGATCAGCATCCCGAATACGCGATGGCCGGAGATTATCTGGGTCTTTCCTCCACGGAACGCAACATATGGATGGGGCGTTTGGAAAGAGAGATCTGGGAGTTTTTCGGCTATCCGTCAAGTACGGTTAAGGGATTAGGACTGCTCGGTTCTTATTACGCGAACGCCAATCTGACAGGCACTCCCGTGTTTACCCGAATAGATCCCCAACTCAATTTCTCTTGGGGGGACGATGGCCGGCCAGCTCCAACATTGCCGGCGGAGTTCAGCGTTCGTTGGACAGGAACGATCGTTCCGAGTAAGACAGGATCAAAGGTTCTCCACGTGGATACGGTCCGAGGACACCGATTCTGGTTCAACGGGCAGAAGCTGTTCGATTGCTATAATGAAGAAAATCCTCCGCATAGCCAATCGAATGTCATTCAAATGGTAGCAGGCCAAGCATATCCGATCGTTCTTGAATATCGATGCGGAGGCGGCAGTGCCGCGTGGGTTCATCTGCAGTGGGAAAACGACAACGTCTTAGAACATATTCCCGCCGATCAACTTAGGTATTCGCTATCATGGGATCAACATCTGGCTCGTGTCCCGGAATTTCTTAAGCGAACGGACCTTAAGTACGAAGAATTGATGGAACTGTTGGAAACCAGATATATTAACACCAATCCCGATTCGCCTAACATTTTGCTGGCCGCTCAAACAGATCCTTGCGATCTTGATCAGACGGTGGTTCGAAACTTAACAAAGGACAATTTCGCACCGCTAAGGGACATTCACCGGTTTCTTAGGTTGAGGCGTAAGCTCAGGGTAACGATTAGCGAGCTGGATAAAATGCTGCACGCGCTAGGTCGTGAACGGGAGTCTTTCCTTGTCAAGTTGGCAGATTTGAAACGGGTTCAAGATGAGCTTGGAGCTGGGAGGACATCTCTTGAAGAGCTTCTTGCGCTATGGAGCTTAATCGATACGCAAGACGAAGGTTCTCTGTACCATAAGGTGTTCCAGAACAAAGCGCTTATGAATCCGCCGGATCCGGATTTCTCCTTATTAAGCGGCGGTAAGGAAATTCGCGGTCATTTGCTACCTTTGGAATCGAAAACAACCCAATTGCTCGCGGTGCTTCGATTGAAGGAAAACGATCTCCGCGTGATTCGATTAGAGACGGGCTTATCAGATTCTAAAGCCATGTTGACACTCGCCAATCTGTCGTCCTTGTATCGTTACGCACTGCTAAGCCGTTTGCTTTCTCTTTCCGTATCCGAATGCGCGGCACTAATCCGGTTGACGGGAGTATCTCCGTTCCGGTCGCCTTCCGATACGTTACGGTTGATTGAACGGCGGAAGCAGGTTGAGACGTCCGGATTCAGCATTGGTGAACTTTCTTACCTATACCGAAACCGGGAAGCGCAGTCGCAGCCTGTGGCTCCTGCGGAGACTGCAATTAGCAAGCTTGCCGAAACGCTAAAAGCAGGGTTCATAGGGATTGAGCAATCGGGTTCCGTCGAGGACAGCGAAAATACGACAAAAGCGATTTTGAAACGCAATTTCGTTATTCAGACTTTAGCCGACGTTTTCGATTGTTCGGTACCGATCACTACGAATTTAACCGTAGAAGTATTAAGATCGACGAACGAGCAGAAGCCGTCAATAGCGATCATTGAAGATTTTCTTAAACTAGACAGCCCTGCCTTTCGAGGAAGCTATTTAAAGCTTCATAAAACATTGCTACTTGTGAAAAGATTGGAACTTGAGACTGAAGAAATCTCCTATTTCCATACCCAACAGGCAGATTTTCTTGGGTTAGATTTCAATCTGTTTCCGATTACGCATGAGCCGCAGGGGGAGCCATTGCTTGCATTATTCCAACAGTGGCAGCTGTTGATGCAATATCGTTCTATCCGTGATGTTCTAGTTCCGGGTAGCCATAAACTGATTACACTGTTTGCGCTTGCGAAACAACAGGGCATGTCGCTTGATATCATCTTAAAAAGACTAGGGGAGATGACGGGTTGGGAGCAAGCGGATCTCCAGGCATTGTGCGGCCCGAACGGTTGGAACTTAAAGGTATCCCATTTTTCTAATCCGGCGAAACTTAGTTCTCTTTATGCTTCCATCCGACTAACGGAACGTTTAAGAGTGCCTGCCGTGAAGTGGATTGCCTGGACGAAAGAACTACCGGACTCGAACCTCGCTTTCGAAGTGAAGAACGCAGCCAAATCTCGTTATAGCGAAGTGTCTTGGCGCCAAACAGCAGCCGTTATCGAGAATAGGCTACGTGAACAGTGGCGCGAAGCTTTGGTCGATTTCGTGCTGCAACTTCAGCCTATAAAGTCCAACGGTATCGTTAACGGAAACCAGTTATTCGAATATTTTTTGATCGATGTCGAGATGAACGCGGATATGAAGACATCCAGAATCAAGCAAGCGATCTCGTCGGTACAACTGTTCGTGCAGCGTAGTTTACTTAATCTGGAGCCTGGCGTATTGCCTAAGGCACTGGATTCCAAACAATGGGAATGGTTGAAAAATTATCGCAACTGGGAAGCAAATCGCAAGATTTTCCTCTATCCGGAAAATTGGGTGGAGCCTGAGCTTCGCGATGACAAAACTCAGGTTTACAAAGAGTTGGAAAATGAGATTTTACAAAACGATATTAACGCTGACAACGTCAAGCAGGCGTTCGGCAAGTATTTGGTGCAATTAGACGAAATCGCGAGATTAGACGTTCGGGCGATTTACCGTACCGGGGACCAGGTGCATGTGTTTGCCCGAACGTTTTCGGTTCCGCACGTGTATTATCACCGATTGAAAAAGCGGGGAAGCTGGACGGCATGGAATAAGATAGACTTGGACATTCAAGGTGATCATTTGGTGCCATGCTTATATAACTCCAGCCTCTATTTGTTCTGGGGGATCACGGAGAAAACAGCGTTGCCCAAGGACAACGTACCGACCAGTCAAGGTGGGGGTTCCACTCAGGAACAGTTACTGTTGAAGCTAGGGTGGTCGGAGTTTCGCAATAACAGCTGGTCGGCTAAGCGAGTATCGGACAAAGGAACTTTCTTGCAGAAGCTCCTTCGTGACGACGACGAGGAGGTAATGAAGCTTAATTACTTTCTGGCGCCGCGAATATTCTCTCAAGGCAATCTTGGCATTGATATTATGAAAAATTTTCGCGAAACCGGGAGTCATGGAAGTTATTACGGTAATATCATAAGTGACCAACACGGCACTATTGTCTTTAATGAAACGCGCAAAAGCACAACGAGCGTTGTCTATGCGGGAGGAACTGTGAGATCAATGGCGCCAGAGAACCTGCAAATGACCGGTATGTTCCTGCAATCGGACGTGAATACAACCATAGATATCCCGTATGGAAAAACGGGATATTATTATAAAAGGTTAGTCCCCATCATGAATGAAGCTCAACGTCCGCTTAGATTGGTCGTTCCGCACGATCAAGTGGATTACGCATTCAACGATAGTCGCAAGGATTTTACGTATGTTCAGCAGGATTATTACCGAACCTACTATGCCGAGCAGTATCAGGAAACGTCTGATCCCAAGGTCGAGTATGAAATCTTATTTCATCCGCTTACACGCGCTTTCGTTAAGGTGTACAACGAACGAGGGGTAGATGGACTTTTATCGCTTAATACTCAAAAGAAGACAAACGAAACGTCTGGGAATACGATATTCGAATCGATGTATAAGCCTACTTCGAACGTCGTTTTTAGTCAGGATGTTCGCGAGGACGTCGATTTCGATTATAAGGGTGCATACTCGGTATACAATTGGGAGCTATTCTTTCATATCCCGCTGTTTCTTGCAGACCGGCTATCCAAAGAAAAGCGTTATGAGGACGCTTTAAAATGGTATCAGTACGTCTTTAATCCGACAATCGATTCGGACGAATCTTCGCCGGGCAAATATTGGCGTTTCTTACCCTTCAACGAGAACACGGAAGAAAACAGAATATGGAAGCTGCTTAAGATTCTGGCTGAACCGAACGGCGATCCTAACGTCAAGAAGGAACTGCAGAACCAAATTTCCGAGTGGCGAGCGAACCCGTTCGAGCCGCACCGGATTGCGCGTATGCGAGTAAGCAGCTATCAAAAGGCTGTCGTCATGAAGTATATCGACACTGTCATTGCATGGGCGGACGATCTATTCTCTCGCGATACGATGGAATCAATTAACGAAGCTACCCAGCTCTATGTTTTGGCAGGAAATTTATTAGGACCGCGGCCGGAGCGGATACCGGAATTAACGGTAGCGCCGGCTCTATCGTATGATCAGCTTCGCTATGCGGGATTGGATGATTTCTCTAACGCGCTTGTCGATGTCCAGAATAAGTTTCCATATATTAAAGTACAGCCGGCCGTTAACGCATCCGGTACGCCTATCGGATACGGCGTGGGAAGATCGCTATACTTCGGCATACCTAAGAACGATAAGCTATTGGGTTATTGGGATACGGTCGAGGATCGTCTGTATAAAATACGCAACGGCTTAAATCTCGATGGTGTAGCCCGTCGACTAGCCCTGTTCGAAGCTCCGATCGATCCCGGCGCGGCTGTCAGAGCCGCAAGCGCGGGTGCCGGATCGGATTCGGTCCTATCGGATTTGAACCAACCTCTTGGCTATTACCGTTTCTCTGCTGTTCTGCCGAAAGCTTTGGAATTGTGTGCAGAAGTAAAGTCGTTGGGGGCCGCGCTTCTGTCCGCGCTCGAGAAGAAAGACTCTGAGGAACTCGGAGCCTTGCGTGCTCGACATGAAACGACCCTATATCGGTTAATCCGTCAAGTCAGAACGAAGCAAATCGAGGAAGCGGATAAAGCGCTGGAAGGACTTTATAAATCCCGAAACGTCATCGATTACAGGTATAAACATTACAAAAACCTGGATTTCATGAATGCATTCGAGATAGCCCAATTGGCAATGATGGGCGGTTCGGCAATATTGCAGGGTATAGCGGAAATTGCTAACCTGGCTTCGTCTGTCGGTCATGCTGTTCCGAACGTTCTAGTCGGCGCAGCAGGTTGGGCTGCCAGTCCGGTAGCTGTAGCGGAGTACGGGGGCTCCCACGGCGGGAATGCCGGTGAGTCGTTCAGCCGCGCGTTGAACACGCTCTCCTCCATCCTCGGTACGACAGCTTCTATGAGCGGAACGATGGCTGGTCATAAACGAAGAGCGGAAGAATGGAAGCTGCAGTCGGAACTAGCCATCAGGGAGTTGGGGCAGATCGATTCTCAGATCGCCGCAGCGGAAATTCGTAAAGCTACCGCGGAACGCGAACTCGCCAATCAAGAGAAGCAAATCGAACATGCGGAGGAGATGGAACAATTTCTCAAAGAGAAATATACTGGACGAGAGTTATATCAGTGGATGGCCACCCAATTGACGACTTTATTTTTTCAAACCTATCAATTGGCTTACAATGCGGCCAAACGAGCAGAACAAGCGTATAGATTCGAGAGGGGATTAACGGATTCCGGGTTTATCAAGTTCGGCTACTGGGACAGCTTGCGCAAAGGCTTGCTCGCCGGGGAGCGTCTGCATTTAGACTTGAAACGGCTGGAGGCCGCTTACGCGGATCAAAATTCTCGCGATTATGAATTGACGAAATCGATTTCGCTCGTTCAATTGGACCCGATCGCGCTAATCTCTCTAAGGGAAACGGGGGCTTGCACGATCATGCTGCCGGAAGCGTTGTTCGACATGGATCATCCCGGTCACTACATGCGCAGGATTAAATCGATCAGCATAACCGTTCCTTGCGTTACCGGGCCTTACACCGGCGTTCATGGCCGGCTTACGCTTATGTCGAGCAGGATTCGGATAAGCAAGAGTTCTGTGGCACCTTATAAACAGCAACCGGAAGACCCTCGATTCCTGAACGATTTTTCCGCCGTCCAATCGATTGCTTTCAGTCATGCTCAGAACGATGCCGGATTATTCGAATTATCGTTTCGGGATGAAAGGTACCTTCCGTTCGAAGGGGCGGGAGCCGTTTCCGAATGGAGGCTGGAACTTCCGACAGAAACGAATGCTTTCGACTTCGATTCCATTTCCGACATTGTTCTTCGCTTAAGCTATACGGCGAAAGAGGGCGGGGACGCATTAAGAAAAGCTGCTTTCTCAAGCGCAGCGTTCGATGAAGTCGTACCGCAGGGAACGACTATGAATCCGCCGGAATCGCTACCAGCGCAACCGAATTTGCAACGGCTGTTCAGCGCCCGCCACGAATTTTCCACGGAATGGCACAGATTCATGAATCCGTCCGGTACGGAAACGTTGCAGACGCTATTGTTGAAACTGGAAAAAGAACGTTTCCCTTACAAGTACCGAGGACGCGGCTTGAAAATCGAACGATTGAAATGCTACCTGAAGCTGAAGGAGGACATCAATTATCCAGGCAGCGGATCGCCGCTAATCCTATCGCTTGACACGCCGGGTTCCGACTCTTCAATCACGGCGACATTCCTGAGAAACGATGAATTGCTGCATGGGCTCCCAATCGCAGAGTTTGAAGTTGCGATCGCTGGGCAGGGTGCAGGCGAGTGGAAGCTATATGCTACCGAGACGAATATCGCCGAGTTACCTGTGCCGATGAAAATATCGATCGATGGGCATTCGAGGCTGAATAGTAAGTTGATCGAGGACATACTCATCTTGTGCGAGTATTCCATTGCGTAA
- the mtnB gene encoding methylthioribulose 1-phosphate dehydratase, with protein MSGFTRISLEEKRRVLGEFTEVKAEFASRGWFAGTGGNLSMRIGPYSPEQFFFAVTASGKDKTRSTPEDFLFVDQDGTPCETTSLKPSAETSLHREIYRLTGAGAIFHIHSVFNNIVSEWFWDRRSVPIEGVELIKAFNIWDEDARIDVPILTNYADVPRIVPEITERLDPRIPGLLIRKHGVCAWGKDAFEAKKHLEAFEFLFEYVYRWELLNNRK; from the coding sequence ATGAGCGGCTTTACTCGGATCTCCCTGGAAGAAAAACGCCGCGTGCTTGGCGAATTTACCGAAGTGAAGGCCGAGTTTGCTTCCCGCGGTTGGTTCGCCGGTACGGGCGGCAACCTATCGATGCGGATCGGCCCGTATTCGCCCGAACAGTTTTTTTTCGCGGTGACGGCAAGCGGCAAAGACAAAACCCGTTCGACGCCGGAAGATTTCCTGTTCGTCGACCAGGACGGCACTCCCTGCGAGACGACTTCGCTCAAGCCTTCCGCCGAGACGTCGCTTCATCGCGAGATTTACCGTCTGACGGGCGCAGGCGCGATTTTCCATATCCATAGCGTGTTCAACAACATCGTCTCGGAATGGTTCTGGGATCGTCGCTCCGTACCGATCGAAGGCGTTGAATTAATTAAGGCGTTCAACATCTGGGACGAGGATGCCCGCATCGACGTTCCGATTCTAACCAATTACGCCGACGTTCCGCGCATCGTCCCGGAAATCACCGAAAGACTCGATCCTCGGATACCCGGCTTGCTGATCCGCAAACATGGCGTATGCGCATGGGGCAAGGACGCTTTTGAGGCAAAAAAACATCTCGAAGCATTCGAGTTTCTGTTCGAATACGTTTACCGCTGGGAGTTGCTTAACAACCGTAAGTAA
- a CDS encoding 2-hydroxy-3-keto-5-methylthiopentenyl-1-phosphate phosphatase, protein MSNTTSRFPRKPVLFCDFDGTITLNDNIIAVMKHFNPPGWETIVTDILNESKTIQQGVGEMFALLPTSMREEVTAYILNNAGIRAGFPELLEWCKANNVPFFVTSGGIDFFIYPLLEPFGIPADHIYCNGSDFSGDTIEITWPHACDDACDHGGCGMCKTAVIRRFPTDEYYRILIGDSVTDFAGAKIVDLVFSRSHLTEKCQQLGLPHIPFDTFHDIIHHLGQGGLKS, encoded by the coding sequence TTGAGCAACACGACATCACGATTTCCGCGCAAACCCGTATTGTTCTGCGATTTCGACGGCACGATCACGCTGAACGATAATATCATCGCCGTAATGAAGCATTTCAACCCGCCGGGCTGGGAAACGATCGTTACCGATATTTTGAACGAGAGCAAAACGATCCAGCAAGGCGTAGGAGAAATGTTCGCGCTTCTTCCAACCTCGATGCGCGAAGAAGTCACGGCTTATATTCTGAACAACGCGGGAATCCGGGCAGGATTTCCCGAGCTGCTGGAATGGTGCAAAGCAAACAATGTACCCTTCTTCGTCACGAGCGGAGGCATCGATTTCTTCATCTACCCGCTGCTTGAACCGTTCGGAATACCCGCGGATCACATCTACTGCAACGGCAGCGACTTCAGCGGCGATACGATCGAGATCACTTGGCCGCATGCCTGCGACGACGCATGCGATCACGGGGGATGCGGGATGTGCAAGACAGCCGTTATTAGACGGTTTCCAACCGACGAATATTATCGGATCCTGATCGGAGATAGCGTTACCGATTTTGCCGGCGCGAAGATCGTGGATCTCGTCTTCTCCCGTTCGCATCTTACGGAGAAATGCCAACAGCTCGGGCTGCCGCACATTCCGTTTGATACGTTCCACGATATCATTCATCATCTCGGGCAAGGAGGGCTGAAGTCATGA
- a CDS encoding 2,3-diketo-5-methylthiopentyl-1-phosphate enolase — MSNSYSHATYRLYDDKADFDKKAQGIAVGLTVGSWTELPEAAKDEMRKHLGQVISVSPYEPEGVQPGERYADITIAYPDANFSRDIPAFLVTAFGKLSMDGKIKLIDMQPSTEFLSAFRGPKFGIQGVRDLLGVHDRPLVMSIFKSVIGHDLANLREQFLQQALGGVDLIKDDEILFENPLTPLEKRVEACMSAAREAEQVTGQKLLYFTNLTGSTFQLKANAKRAIAAGANGLLFNVLAYGFDALAELAADPDINVPIAAHPAMAGALYPSLHHGISAPLLLGKLMRIAGADLSLFPSPYGSVVMPKAENLAVMEALLTPSLPQKQTFPVPSAGIHPGLVPLIMGDFGPEVVVNAGGGVHGHPGGSADGGRAFRQAVDAVRSGTSLERYAEDHEQLRIAIERWGVRTS, encoded by the coding sequence ATGAGCAATTCCTATAGTCATGCAACGTACCGTCTCTACGACGATAAAGCCGATTTCGATAAAAAAGCGCAAGGGATCGCGGTAGGTTTAACCGTCGGAAGCTGGACCGAGCTGCCTGAAGCGGCCAAAGATGAAATGCGGAAACACCTTGGCCAAGTCATATCCGTATCCCCTTACGAACCGGAAGGCGTTCAACCAGGTGAACGTTACGCAGACATTACGATTGCATACCCTGACGCTAATTTTAGTCGGGATATTCCCGCTTTTCTGGTGACGGCATTCGGCAAGCTTTCGATGGATGGCAAAATCAAATTAATCGATATGCAGCCTTCTACCGAATTCCTAAGCGCGTTCCGCGGACCGAAGTTCGGAATCCAAGGCGTTCGCGATCTTCTTGGCGTACATGACCGCCCGCTCGTCATGAGTATTTTCAAATCGGTCATCGGCCATGATCTAGCCAACCTGCGCGAACAGTTTCTGCAACAGGCGCTAGGCGGAGTCGATCTCATTAAAGACGATGAAATCTTGTTCGAGAATCCGCTCACTCCGCTCGAGAAAAGAGTCGAGGCTTGCATGAGCGCCGCTCGCGAGGCCGAACAGGTAACCGGACAGAAGCTGCTCTACTTCACGAACTTGACCGGCTCTACTTTCCAACTCAAAGCTAATGCGAAACGAGCCATTGCGGCTGGCGCGAACGGCTTGCTGTTTAATGTACTCGCGTACGGCTTCGATGCCTTGGCGGAACTGGCCGCAGATCCGGACATCAACGTTCCGATCGCCGCTCATCCCGCAATGGCAGGTGCCCTGTATCCTTCCTTGCATCACGGAATTTCGGCTCCGCTCTTGCTAGGTAAATTAATGCGGATCGCCGGCGCGGATCTGTCCCTGTTCCCTTCGCCGTACGGCTCCGTGGTCATGCCGAAAGCGGAAAATCTCGCGGTCATGGAAGCCCTGCTGACCCCTTCTCTTCCGCAGAAGCAGACTTTCCCCGTTCCTTCGGCGGGTATCCACCCTGGCCTCGTCCCATTAATCATGGGCGATTTCGGACCTGAAGTCGTCGTGAATGCCGGCGGCGGCGTACACGGTCATCCAGGCGGATCCGCCGATGGCGGGCGCGCCTTCCGGCAAGCCGTAGATGCCGTAAGAAGCGGTACGTCGCTTGAACGATACGCCGAAGATCATGAACAATTGCGCATCGCGATAGAACGCTGGGGGGTAAGAACATCTTGA